The DNA region GTTAAGTTTTTGCATTCTTGCATTTGTCTAATGCAAGATGACAatctttatgttttttttttcttcttcagaGCATTCGGCTATGTTGTATTCTTTATTTCGATGATACTTCTTCGTACATCCCCTAAAATCTCCTGAGCTACTTGAGTAATACAATTGTTCATCTTTGTCTATGAACTCTTTAGGAACATTTAATTTTGCGTTCcttttttactttctttttcttcaGGGGGACATTTAGAATAAGTAGTTTGTGTTGGGTAGCAAAATCTTTTAGCATAAACTTTTTTTCAGGGAACTACCTTTATCCATTCTTGTCAAATAGAATTCAATATGTGTTGCATTTACTTTAGTTTCTAAAAGTCACCAAATGAATGTCACTATTCTTGAATCATGTGTTAGCTACTAACAAGTATAAAAGTACAGAATCTAAGGACTCTTGTTATATTTGCGGTTTCATAACCAATCCCCCACAGACGCTTTTGTAGCCATTCTGGCTCTTAAAGTAAAAAATACGATAACGTTCGCGATTGCGTTAACGAAATGATAATGACGTAACAGGAGTGAAATGAAAGCTTCAAGAGGTTCGACAATGGAAAAACAAGATGAGCATAACAACCAAAAACAATAGAACAATGACACAAtgatttatgaggtatcttggataccttcCCCTCAACAATGGTCTTAATTATAATGattcaacaataaaaatgtaaataacCCTCCCTCTCTTGAGAATAAGCTCTCAAGATTACAAATACTAAATCAAAGTAAATAATTCTTTTGGTAAACACCCTAGCTTTCGCTCTTGAAATAGCCCTCTCTACAATGTGTTGTTGTGGTGATTGATTCTATGAATGATGTATCCTTTATATAGAAGAGGAATACATCATTCTAGAACTCCCTCTTAAGTCACCATCAAAACACAATTAACATCCAACAATAAACATTGCATATAACAAGTAATTAAGCACCCTCTTTATGCAAAATTAACATCTACAATTAACATAGCAATCAAACCAGAAATAATGCAACCTTTCAATGCCATCAATGTAGACCAAACTGACCAAAAAAGGAATCCAAAGCAGGTACTCAAACGAGCCCATGACCTGCTCAAACCCTGCACACAGACCTTCTGGATGCTTCTAACACTGCTATTGGGACGAGCACCCCTGCTGCAAgcttttgttcttctttcattCGTTGCCTCAAGCAAGCAACCACCCTTCCAtgccttgcctcgttcaaggcaatTCCTCACCTTAATGAAGCCGTAAACGCTCCACATCGATCACTTCATTGATCGTTCCAAACACTATTTCACTACCATTCGACACATCCTCACCATCTTTCTCTAAAGTTACATGATAGGGCATATTTGATTAAGTGATCAAAGTCATTAGTTTTGGCACTTGCACTAACAGGGAATGATGTGTTTATCATAATgcctaaatatcggtcgaaaccaaaagatatcccttgatacggcCCAAAACGcagtttttttacaccttttcaATGCGGGAATATCAATTTGTtgcttttaaaaacctttaaaacgtgGCCAACGTGATGCAATGcgaccttgtttttacactatgttgTGGCTTACTACTACAAGGCCCGTTTAAATTACCCCCAATATACAACTTACTGATCATCGGTATGTTATGAGGTATATTATCTACATCCACTCAAAATTTCATTTCGAGTGATTTCTCTCTTTTCACTTGTGGTGCATAAACACTTCAAACATATAAAATCTCTttcctatatataatattcggTTTTATAATCCTATCAGTCTTACTACATACCTATACTACATCATTAATTGTTCGTTCATCCagaataacaccaactccaatcTTTCTGTTGTTTTTCTCGAACATTGTAATATATATTTGCGCCTTTTCCCTATTGTCTCTAATGTACTTTATCTCTTGTAAGCATTATATGTTAATCTTAACTTACCCTTGATTTTCGTTTACATCCTATTCTCATAGACTATGTACTTGAGGTCATTTTACACCATGATAAGGAATGTGGCGTGTCGCTTCTAGGCTCTAGCTGCAACCTTGTATATGTAACAAGCCATTTCTCATTTAACACTCTACTCAGTTAATGTGGCATGTCGCTTTCGCGTTGCAATCTAACAACTTTTGCTTACATTCCGCCGTCGTTGAGCAATTATGGCCCACGAGaattgatttttgattaatGGTCTTTAGATATAACTGTTTACTAAGATGGATGCCACAAATTTACGGCTTACCTTCAAACTGACAATGAGCAACTAGCATTCGTTGGTTAAGTTAAAAAGTATTATTGGAACCATGTAATAAAAACTCTCCCGTTAACACTTGTTATGTTATCTGTTTGAGAGGTTTCACGACGCTAAATCCCTTTATATAACGGTGGGTGAAATTTCATGGTCAAAATGACGCGTTGATCGTTACGCAATGTGTAATGCCTGTTATTCCGTCGTTATAACGATATTTCAACGTTACAATGTTATTTGTCTCCATgttaaaactttattaatacccattaactttaattattacgatcatttaaattatagttacttattttagttgataaacaaagttattaattaataactaataatttaattaattatacactaAAAGAACCTCAAATATTGCAATTATGATAGCTATTGGCAAATTTTTTGCATTATAATAGTAGTTCAGCAACGAAAAGgcaattataagttcaaaactccctttgtgtgattttttttttcaaaaatgacaTTGTATCAGCCTCGATTTGCGGTATTATTCCATCTAACTGTTTTCTGCGACACCGTAGCCGTTTCCGCAAACGCATTTGCGACCATGGTTTTTTTTCTAGGATTTGAACTGGTTGAACTCATTATAACCTAATTGATCTTATACAAACTTATTGGAACTCTGGTGAACttaagttaaacttgaaaatgagCTTTGTATTGAAATACTTGAAATATTCTACATCATTGTGATTTGTAGTTGCatatgactcattaaatcatgtacaCTTCTTTTATATGAAGTTGCACATGAggtttgctaccaagggtcaatcggaaatAAATctctttgttaattttattattaacaaggGTATGTTCGCGTACATCCGGTCTTCTAAAACCCTaccttaatggcattggggtaatggaatgttgtattGCGACAATCTAACGAGCATTATGTTTTTGGTTGAATGGTGTGAAATTCTAAATCTGGTGCGTCATTGAAGTATTGTGGGCGATGTTACCTAATTGGCTATTAGAGCTCTCATTTTTCCGAAAATATCCTAAAATGCAGTCCAGTTGATTTGTAAGATGATTGGTGAACTTCCTCTTGAAATAAGAAAAGCTTAAAATAGTTTAGAAGGCTttggtttttgaatttttaatttgtgtttatgAAGCGAAGCTTGTTCATTAGTTTTTGTATGGCTTTCCTTGTGCATGGATATTTTTGACATCATTGATTATGTTTAGGCAATACAACATGTTGCTTGCTTAGACGCTCCTTTATAATTGTTGGGACTTTTTGTTTATCAATTCTAGTGCGTAAGAGAAAACCCAATGTTAGAATATATGAATACTTTATAAGACAGGcaaatttcatatattttagATCAAAGGTGCTCGGTGTAGATGTTTGGAGTATATTTTCTTATCATTTTGTATATTGAGATTTTTTGTTGTCATGCTTGTAACATTACATTCTATCATTTTGTAGTTTAGTGGTTTTGTAACTTTCTCTAAGGTTTTCTTTGTTAGGTAATTGCAGTTTCTATGGACTATATGTCTATATTAAATCCTTAATGGCTTTTTGGAACACATGAAGATGTAATGTCTTAGGCTCTTAGCTTTCATTGATATTCGCTTTCATTGATATTCCAATCCCAAAATTTTTTATAGGTCGAAGTCCAATTGGTTAaagagaataattaaagttgcatAACTATGCTGCTGACTGCTATTCCTTCTCGACATTTAAGAGAACTATTGTTTGGCTTGTTTATAAAGTCCCTAGCCATCTTCACTTACTAATTTGTTTAGCTGCCGTTTTGCTGTTTTGCTCCGGGGTGAGAAttgatttgtattttcttaTCCTTTTTGCAATTTTAATTGTTGAAACGGATCATTATTGTTGCTTCGCAGGGTTGCTCATTATGGTGAGCTTGCACCTGAATGCATTAAATCATACTACAAATATGGTATAGCATTGCTGAACAAAGCACAGGAGGAGGCTGATCCCTTGGGAGCTATGCCTAAGAAGGATGCAGAATCTCGGCAAGGTTCTTTTAAGAGAGAATCTGCAAAGAACTCTGTCGATGCTGAATCATCTATCGCCTCTGTATCAAGTAATGTTGAGCATTCTGCAAGTTCAAATCAGCAGCAGAGCACAGATGACGGTAATTCTATCAGTGTGTCTCTTAGATATCCATTATTTTCCCTCAAAGATCATTTTAGTACGATTTTTTCCTTGATATGTGGTAAAGAagattgtttattgtgatttgtCAACACACATACGTTGCCATTATTATATATGCTTGAACACTTTTTTTGCTCCAAATTTATGTAAAAGAGGTATAATGCACTGCATATTCTCTCACTACTGTTTTTCCCTTTATTTGAAATAGTTCCCGACAAGGATGAGGGAGATGAAGAAAGCGATACAGAGGAACTTGCTGAAGCAGAGGAGGATGAATCTGACTTGGACTTGGCTTGGAAAATGCTTGATCTTGCTAGGGCCATATCAGAAAAGCACTCTAGGGAGACAATAGACATGGTTGATATATTGTCAGCTCTAGCTGAAGTTTCCCTTGAAAGAGGTATcatctataaattttttttaaagctgcCACGGACTACCTTTTGTTTTGTAACTGTTAAACCATCTTCACTGTTCTATTTAGCTTTCCTGGCTGTCTTATATCTTTTACTGGTACTGCTTTTCGCTATATCTGGTCCGACTTATTGGTTTCTCTTTGCAGAGGATATTGAGACATCTCTCAGTGATTATGAGAAAGCGCTTACGATCCTGGAGAGCGTGGTTGAACCAGACAGTCGTTACATTGCTGAATTGTATCCTTTTAGCTTTGATGAAGTCGGAaattgttgatgatttaaaGTTTATCCAGGGATTTTAGATCATAAAATAATTCTTGGATATGGCTTCCCCTGCATAGCGCGTTAAGACATGTTCATGGCTCTAGTCAGGCTTCCTCCATCCCTTATGAATACCGTTAGTTCAGTGCTGATTGTTCTGGTATTTAGCGTGCTTTATTTGACATCCAATGTTTTTTATTAGCAGAATATAGATTTTATTTCGTTGTTTGTTCATTTGTCACCTTGATTATAAATGTAAGAAACTTTCGCATCTGCCTTTGCCTAGAGGTTGGCTCCAGGGCTCAAGAAGCCATTCCATATTGTGAGAAGGCTATATACATCTGTAAATCAAGGATGCAGCGCCTGTTAAATGAACTGAAAGGCATGCCTGGATTGACTACCTCAGCTTCTTATGATTCAGGTGAAGGTCTCAGTCATTCTTCCATCGAGTCCAAATCTGAAAATTCTGCTTCTGATAAACAAGCAGAGATTCAAACACTAAAGACGCTCTCCAGTGATCTAGAGAAGAAGGcaagtttctctctctttttatGTTGATGCACACAATTGCAGTCACGCTAACATACCCTATTCCCCAAGAATTCATATCACTACATTTTTAGGATCGACTTCTAAGCTAACTTCTGTCACCAGCTTGAAGATCTGCAGCAATTGGTGTCAAACCCAACATCTATCCTGACCGATATACTGGGATTGGCAGTAGCAAAATCAAAGGCTAATGAACAGGCCTCTGCTTCAGCAGGAGCAAGTTCATCGCGTGTTGGTGTTGTCGCTGGCAATGGAGATTTTGGTTCACCCACAGTATCCAGTGCTCACACTAATGCAACCAGCGAAGTTactcatcttggtgttttgggCAGGGGAGTCAAGCGTGTGAACATGAACGCTGAAAATGTAGAATCAAGCGCTAGTAAACGTGTTGATGTTAAACCTGACACAGGTGACAGTGGTGCTTGACCGGCTTCAGTCCCTTCAGATATCACTGCAATAGGATGGATTAGATACTTGTGAACTTCTCTCGCCCTAATTGAACGGTGTTCTTCATGCTTGTATGACATGGATCTTGGATAGTAGTTTGGCTTTGATTCCTGAAAATAATATGTTTGAGTGCCGGTTATGTTAATGTATGCTGTAGTTCTGCAGCCTGAGGGTGAGGGTTGCTGTGTTGGTCTGTTGTTTGTTGCCTTTATCAACTTCTCATGTGCCTTTCATTATAAGGATGGGGGAAGACGGGACTGTATTTAGCCCGTTTAGGAGGTAGCTAAAGGTGGTGTATCGTAATGTAAACCCCTTTGCAACGCACAATTGATATATTTAGAGCTAATTAAAAGTGTTTGCGGATACGGTCAAATTGTTGTTTGCTACAGGCTTGTGGGTTTTCATGTTAGGTTTTCAGGAACACCCTATTACGCTGGACATATTTTTTTCTAGAATCAAACCATCTGGGTCTGTTCTTTATGGCTTGCTATCCAGCCTATGTTGATTAGCTCTAACAACTTGCCTTATTTATTAAATGGTAAATTTTAGTATTAATCTTCACGCTTCTTTCCCTGATTAATCTAatttgtcttgtatgagatagtTTCATCATGacacaaatttatataattaatttatttttttaattgattattgattaatttaagattgtaattgatcaatttaagattataaataatcattttagaGCTataaaaatgatcactttaaggttataattgatcattttataacTATAACTttgtaaatgattattttaaaattataagtgattattttaagattgtagaTCCAACGAAAATGGTTTTACCGTTCTACTATCTCATTTGAGATTTTgtgaaattaattatattaaatttacttTGATATTTTCACCATTTGAAACAACGAATCActttaaaatgacttaattGGTTAGcagattaaataaaaattgaccCTATTTGATATGAAAACACCTAAAAATGTCATATTCGGAATTGAACTTAATGATCTGAAATTTCAACTGTCTGTCGTTTTGTTTATTTCATTGCaaacttaaaagaaaatggaGCGCCAATTTTAATACTCTAGATAGCATTGGTCTGAGTTGGGTTTGATGTGTTTAAGGTCTTAAGTGGGTTACGAATAAATTTTAGCttatacttaaaatatttttacattttacaagttttcataaatattaatacactatattttatataagtcTAAATTAAGTCCAAATATATatagaatttaaatttttacttgagaccgtctctATAATAAACGTTTCAAgtttgggccggcccaatttttaattttaaaaaagaaaaattaatcaaacttTTTAAACACGTGCGTATAATTGGGTATATAATGATCtgtatttgaagttataataatacatagttgggtatataatggtttgtatttggggttataatattATGTGTTTGGagttatagtattatatatttgaGTATATGATAATCTGTGTTCAGAGTTATAACATTATATAGTTTGGTATATAATGGTTTGTGGTTggaattataacataatatatttgagtaTATAATGGTCTGTATTTAgggttatagtattatatattagGGGGATTTAAAGTTATGTAGCTGGGTATATAATAGTCTGGTTTGggatatagtatttttataacactaactatattatattataatcccaaatatatgttgttataatcctatatatatatatatatatatatatatatatatatatatatatatatatatatatatatatatatatatatattataacctCAAACATATATTATTACaactcaaaatatattatgttataaccccaaatatattatgttataaccacatatatatcatgttataaccctaaatatatgttgttataaccccatatatCTTATGTTATAACCgcaattatatatattgttataacttcaaatagattatgttataacccaaataaatattgttataaaccccaaatatatgctggtataacaccaaatatatcatgttataaccctaattaaatgttgttataacaaatatattatgtgacttttcacattccaCTCACACGCGCGCTTTAATTTTagcatcatttttttttaaattaacataaattatatttagGCTAGGCTTTTGTGAGCCGTCTTTAcaaaagatggtctctcaagagaaCACCTATGTATAGAATAGGTTTGAAcacaattaaaatcataatttattGTATGAGACAATTTTTTTTGTGAGATGGGTCTCATATATGTGTTAAAGAACCCAACTAATTATGCAAACTACAAAGTGTGAGTATATAAGCTCCTTGATTTAAAGTCTCTTACCGAGAGATGATTACTTACAAGAATAGCgggttaaaaatttattttggattgtGTAACAAGTTAGTTTTATAGTGTGTTGGATCTTAACTGAGTCTAGAAAAATAGTCTAAATTAATTTTGGAGTTAAAGACCCGAGACCCAAACTCAAATCCATATAATTTTTAgatcaatattaaaatttaaattcaccaagtcttaaaaaaattagacaTAGACTCTAAAATTAGGGGTGGCTCTATGACCCTTcttataaaagaaataaaaagaaagacaaTAGGCTGAGTTAGAATTGGGATAACACTCGCTCTCAGTGGATGGTCCTTGGTCATGACACCACTTTTAATATACAGCCTGTTCAGTAATGTGGTTAATGGTTAATTGGTTATCACTTTCAAATGAAGTATACAACAAGGTCAACAAACACTATATCCTCTGCCTTAGTTGACTTGACCTCATTTTTTGAAGATTCGTCTAATTTACAACAATTATACTATTATGTTACTTTAAGAATGgttaataatagtgatatttttcTCACCATATGTTACTAGTCATAATAATTTCACATAAAAAATAGGGCCGGGTAAGACTATAATGATTTTTTGCATTAATCTGTTTGGCTTTGTTATAAAGCAAATAGATAAAGAAATGGACATTACGATAGGAATAGCATTTAAAAATTGTAATCATCTGTATAAACTATTTTGTGAAATTGCGTTTTTAAATGCAAGATTATTGTAATGTAAAGGAAGTCAAATGAAAAAGATCGAGGCTATGACTTCagtatgttaaaatcatcactgATTTGAGataaaaatttgttaatttccAATAAATTGAACTTATTagttaaatattaaaactacctctattattatttattgttacaCTTGTATTGTAACTACTGTTCATCAAACTATATTGTGTTTATatcttgttttttatttataagcaAATACATAGTCAGTTAAAGATTATCATCATGTCCATTGTATATTCGCTCATAGGTTATATGGTCAAAGCATGGGCAAGAATGGAAGACGAAAAATCATATCCATAAAGAAGGATGCGGTCCTCAATTCGATAAATCCATAAAAAGGAAAGCAAAGCAAGATGAGACAAGACAAAAAATACAACAAGACAttgctaaaaaaaaatagtaaggCTAATAACATGACCATAGAAATGTAAAAGCAATCAATCGTGAAGTTCTCCACCCTTTCCATTGACGCGTTTGTGTTTTTTCTAGACACGCGCAAAAACCATCTCAATCTACTTTCAGACATCTCTGTGGAGATCGGTGCAATTTGTAGCCTCTCTCTTTTTAATTAGTTTCTTGATCTTATCTATCATGGTGTGTCCACAAATCCACTTTAACATTCACATCCTTGCTATTTTTATCTCTTGCTTATATATCTTCTTATCTGGTCAATATTTTGTCCATAAACAATGTTGATTAGACTACAACTCGGTAAagtttatcttttaatttgtttgagAATCTTCAATCACACAACACCCTTGTGGATGttctccatttgagtcatccaATATAAATTCAATGCATTAGATCTTCATCATTCTCCTCATTATTCTTCATTATTAATTCTAGATATTTCAACTTGATAGTTTGCACAATATCATCTCTTCAATCGATCACTTGAGGCTCTCCCTTCGGCTTCCCTGCTAAAATTGCATATTAAATATTCTGTATTATGATGacttatttacaattttttttataatcgaAATGTCActtatattttctatttatatatgagatgattatattttttaggatctcacataaatattttttttaatttagattaGAGAAAATTGATAATCAAAGATGAATTTTTAAATCTAAATATAAAAAACGGTGGAATAAACGTGATAATGTAGCATGTGGTTAAAGAAACAAACATGAGGACTTAATAGGGgaatatccacttgcaagttgcaaccgATTAACATTCACGAGTACATAACGATTAACTACAcctactaattttttattaataaattatttgaagTTAATAGCTTGTCACGAATTTGTATTGTACATTTGTACCTAATTAATTGTCTTTTGCACCTTGTCCAATGATTAGGTACAATTTATTTATCactgtattaaaaaaaaaaaggtacaatttatttattattcaaaaaaaaaggtacaatttattttttgtttgagctataccaaattaattaaacaatgtAGCGGGACAACATACCTCcgttatcttttatttttaaatttacaatgGTTTTTTAAAATTGGAATCTTTTAGTaaccaataaaattttttaaaattacataacttactttttaatctataaaaatTAACTTACATATTAATTTCCAATGAAAGATATGTAATAAACTTTTTAATATACCTAGTGAAATCTAATAACTTAGTACTTTCTCTActttctaatgttcttcccatttataatattttattttgaagagagaaatttaattaagatttttgagacatatatagatataaaataTATGCATGTGAGATCACATTAGAGTCGtattaatgtatacttttttattatattgtttataattttttatgatgccaattttgagatattaaaacacaaaatttactttataaactatttaaaaagTTAACGAGATGAACAAAAAAATACCGGAGCGGTATAACAaatatcaaattcaaattctttGAGTTTTTGAATTCAACTACTCCCTctgttctctaatgttcttcccatttagaatatttcattttaaggagagagaaatttaattaatgtttttgacatatatttagaagataaaatatatccttGTGAAATTTCGTTAGATTCATCCTAATgtgtacttttttattatgtatttttcataattttttattttgtgtatttagagatatttgaGGTTTAAaatatgctttaaaaaccgtgaaaaaaaacaaagggagtactatatatgaattaaactaaaaatgagCAACTGCACTCTCAATTCAGCAAAAATCATGCGAATTCAGCAAGAATTTAATAATCAAATTCTTTCCCTCCCttttcaatcctttttcattacacttttttttttttgaatttagacGAGGCAATGaataaattcaattatattACACATCctttaactttatttatttctagataaataaaaaaaaaacaataaacgCAACATTAATTAAGGTAAGCAAAGAGAAGTGGACCATAGAATCAGACATGGAATTAGATGAGGCAATCAATATACTGCCGTATGGAATGGAGTCTACAAGCTTAAATTTGGCCATGTAATCTTCTTTCTATTTAATTTCCTGCACAATCATTATCATCACTTTCATTTTAGAGTGGTATATGGTATTAGTTGGTGtaataaaaatgttttatagtgtaatgaaagtttgatcataaaaaaattttttttcataaatttttattacaacctaatattatatg from Amaranthus tricolor cultivar Red isolate AtriRed21 chromosome 3, ASM2621246v1, whole genome shotgun sequence includes:
- the LOC130808625 gene encoding NASP-related protein sim3, with product MVAEQSPTQNSSSTIEENGGNLNPDPSETTNEATIQSNAPEQSESSIKNIESSEISTVTDHAKSLEFSDELMEKGNLAFKEGDFPEAAELFSRALEIRVAHYGELAPECIKSYYKYGIALLNKAQEEADPLGAMPKKDAESRQGSFKRESAKNSVDAESSIASVSSNVEHSASSNQQQSTDDVPDKDEGDEESDTEELAEAEEDESDLDLAWKMLDLARAISEKHSRETIDMVDILSALAEVSLEREDIETSLSDYEKALTILESVVEPDSRYIAELNFRICLCLEVGSRAQEAIPYCEKAIYICKSRMQRLLNELKGMPGLTTSASYDSGEGLSHSSIESKSENSASDKQAEIQTLKTLSSDLEKKLEDLQQLVSNPTSILTDILGLAVAKSKANEQASASAGASSSRVGVVAGNGDFGSPTVSSAHTNATSEVTHLGVLGRGVKRVNMNAENVESSASKRVDVKPDTGDSGA